From the genome of Triticum aestivum cultivar Chinese Spring chromosome 3B, IWGSC CS RefSeq v2.1, whole genome shotgun sequence, one region includes:
- the LOC123072193 gene encoding uncharacterized protein isoform X1 — protein sequence MNTTMEAQVCKNYTERWVNNNLEPRKSVDRVEDFVIIAAVFMIALAILSPRRRQSRSIIIRYGVGGVFILSFPLLSYTVGLMQAGKIKNELYPVWAMFLAMLFGGTSSMSVQKLDQNKQLMKLYCDCALFSTCAGMVLSGFIYTFGMKHSSSRLVPFIGCLYVVGFLLGIKTAEQWGAASLASKPSSDNGIKWLARYMKGEHKLSTSYDPRTMQGYKYPVLIHSGRATIGENAITPDNIWCDNIGILSSYYRPPIRRLKDLCLSFALFHLVVRRYFGYTCPESGLDKTRDLVLDGLLQTEQDYERAFQVIEAELAFLYDFFFTKYASIMYGNELRYYALSLTLTLVSIAVGAWSLSVLNRHGSILDSRFVETSTQDVLVTVLALAALSVSQFLQIWSYCVSDWAKISRLKHLLPTEKAGKPVELPMQVKRAVARTIKNSTNGHLSHGTSALMRHGMSDELCGACQINDEYTLTDNILAWHVATSFCEISDTIKRPHDVHPNQVVATVLSKYCTYLVAFAPTLLPGSAPETKCALDEMVKEAKEMLHDLVSPREKYEKLSELEYVVGSGRKLFTYGAVLGKALESMDNHANRWDLLADFWAEMMVYIAPSNNVAGHIELLAEGGEFVTHVWALLMHAGILERPSTTIP from the coding sequence ATGAATACAACCATGGAAGCACAAGTATGCAAAAACTACACGGAGCGTTGGGTCAACAATAATCTAGAACCAAGGAAGAGTGTAGACCGCGTGGAAGATTTTGTCATCATCGCGGCTGTGTTTATGATCGCCCTTGCCATTCTCTCGCCCAGGAGGCGTCAATCTCGGAGCATCATTATAAGATATGGAGTGGGCGGAGTGTTTATATTATCCTTCCCACTTCTCTCCTACACTGTGGGACTGATGCAGGCGGGGAAAATTAAAAACGAGTTGTACCCGGTGTGGGCAATGTTTCTGGCCATGCTTTTTGGAGGCACCAGCTCAATGTCTGTCCAGAAGCTCGATCAAAACAAACAACTCATGAAGCTCTACTGTGATTGTGCCTTGTTCTCGACGTGCGCTGGCATGGTATTAAGTGGTTTTATTTATACATTCGGTATGAAGCATAGTTCCAGTCGCCTTGTTCCTTTCATTGGTTGCTTGTACGTCGTGGGATTTCTGTTGGGAATTAAAACGGCTGAGCAGTGGGGTGCTGCATCGTTAGCAAGCAAACCATCATCGGACAATGGCATCAAGTGGCTGGCCCGCTACATGAAGGGTGAGCACAAACTCAGCACATCCTACGACCCTCGTACCATGCAGGGATACAAGTACCCGGTTCTAATCCATTCTGGGCGGGCAACAATTGGAGAAAATGCAATAACACCGGATAACatttggtgtgacaacatcggtaTCTTGTCATCTTACTATAGACCTCCTATCCGTCGTCTCAAGGATCTGTGTCTCTCATTCGCATTGTTCCATCTTGTGGTTCGGCGATACTTTGGCTACACTTGTCCTGAATCTGGGCTTGACAAGActcgtgatcttgttcttgatgggCTATTGCAAACAGAACAGGACTATGAAAGAGCATTTCAAGTGATTGAAGCAGAGTTGGCTTTCCTCTATGATTTCTTCTTCACCAAATATGCCTCCATAATGTATGGCAACGAGCTAAGGTATTATGCTCTTTCACTCACCCTCACATTGGTCAGTATAGCAGTTGGTGCATGGTCTCTTAGTGTTTTGAACCGGCACGGCTCTATTTTGGATAGTCGTTTTGTAGAAACCAGCACACAAGATGTCCTGGTTACCGTACTAGCGTTGGCTGCACTGTCGGTATCTCAGTTCCTGCAGATATGGTCTTACTGTGTCTCTGACTGGGCAAAAATATCCCGGTTGAAGCATCTCCTTCCAACTGAGAAAGCAGGCAAGCCTGTGGAGTTGCCAATGCAAGTGAAGAGGGCAGTGGCACGGACTATCAAAAACTCAACAAACGGCCATCTTTCACATGGAACCTCCGCACTAATGAGACACGGCATGAGTGATGAACTATGCGGTGCATGCCAGATCAACGATGAATATACACTGACCGACAACATACTGGCATGGCATGTTGCGACTAGCTTCTGTGAGATCTCGGATACAATCAAACGCCCACACGATGTGCACCCGAATCAAGTTGTCGCCACTGTCTTGTCCAAGTATTGTACCTACTTGGTCGCCTTTGCACCAACGTTGCTTCCAGGCAGTGCACCAGAAACAAAGTGTGCTCTCGATGAGATggtaaaagaagccaaagaaatgttACATGATCTCGTCTCTCCAAGGGAAAAGTATGAAAAGCTTAGTGAACTAGAGTATGTCGTAGGTAGTGGAAGAAAATTGTTCACCTATGGTGCTGTGCTGGGGAAAGCGCTGGAGAGCATGGACAATCATGCGAACCGGTGGGACCTATTGGCAGATTTCTGGGCCGAGATGATGGTGTATATCGCCCCATCTAACAATGTAGCTGGTCACATAGAACTTCTTGCGGAAGGAGGCGAGTTTGTGACTCACGTCTGGGCTTTGCTCATGCATGCTGGTATTCTGGAGCGTCCCAGTACTACAATCCCCTAG
- the LOC123072193 gene encoding uncharacterized protein isoform X2, which translates to MNTTMEAQVCKNYTERWVNNNLEPRKSVDRVEDFVIIAAVFMIALAILSPRRRQSRSIIIRYGVGGVFILSFPLLSYTVGLMQAGKIKNELYPVWAMFLAMLFGGTSSMSVQKLDQNKQLMKLYCDCALFSTCAGMVLSGFIYTFGMKHSSSRLVPFIGCLYVVGFLLGIKTAEQWGAASLASKPSSDNGIKWLARYMKGEHKLSTSYDPRTMQGYKYPVLIHSGRATIGENAITPDNIWCDNIGILSSYYRPPIRRLKDLCLSFALFHLVVRRYFGYTCPESGLDKTRDLVLDGLLQTEQDYERAFQVIEAELAFLYDFFFTKYASIMYGNELSRFVETSTQDVLVTVLALAALSVSQFLQIWSYCVSDWAKISRLKHLLPTEKAGKPVELPMQVKRAVARTIKNSTNGHLSHGTSALMRHGMSDELCGACQINDEYTLTDNILAWHVATSFCEISDTIKRPHDVHPNQVVATVLSKYCTYLVAFAPTLLPGSAPETKCALDEMVKEAKEMLHDLVSPREKYEKLSELEYVVGSGRKLFTYGAVLGKALESMDNHANRWDLLADFWAEMMVYIAPSNNVAGHIELLAEGGEFVTHVWALLMHAGILERPSTTIP; encoded by the exons ATGAATACAACCATGGAAGCACAAGTATGCAAAAACTACACGGAGCGTTGGGTCAACAATAATCTAGAACCAAGGAAGAGTGTAGACCGCGTGGAAGATTTTGTCATCATCGCGGCTGTGTTTATGATCGCCCTTGCCATTCTCTCGCCCAGGAGGCGTCAATCTCGGAGCATCATTATAAGATATGGAGTGGGCGGAGTGTTTATATTATCCTTCCCACTTCTCTCCTACACTGTGGGACTGATGCAGGCGGGGAAAATTAAAAACGAGTTGTACCCGGTGTGGGCAATGTTTCTGGCCATGCTTTTTGGAGGCACCAGCTCAATGTCTGTCCAGAAGCTCGATCAAAACAAACAACTCATGAAGCTCTACTGTGATTGTGCCTTGTTCTCGACGTGCGCTGGCATGGTATTAAGTGGTTTTATTTATACATTCGGTATGAAGCATAGTTCCAGTCGCCTTGTTCCTTTCATTGGTTGCTTGTACGTCGTGGGATTTCTGTTGGGAATTAAAACGGCTGAGCAGTGGGGTGCTGCATCGTTAGCAAGCAAACCATCATCGGACAATGGCATCAAGTGGCTGGCCCGCTACATGAAGGGTGAGCACAAACTCAGCACATCCTACGACCCTCGTACCATGCAGGGATACAAGTACCCGGTTCTAATCCATTCTGGGCGGGCAACAATTGGAGAAAATGCAATAACACCGGATAACatttggtgtgacaacatcggtaTCTTGTCATCTTACTATAGACCTCCTATCCGTCGTCTCAAGGATCTGTGTCTCTCATTCGCATTGTTCCATCTTGTGGTTCGGCGATACTTTGGCTACACTTGTCCTGAATCTGGGCTTGACAAGActcgtgatcttgttcttgatgggCTATTGCAAACAGAACAGGACTATGAAAGAGCATTTCAAGTGATTGAAGCAGAGTTGGCTTTCCTCTATGATTTCTTCTTCACCAAATATGCCTCCATAATGTATGGCAACGAGCTAAG TCGTTTTGTAGAAACCAGCACACAAGATGTCCTGGTTACCGTACTAGCGTTGGCTGCACTGTCGGTATCTCAGTTCCTGCAGATATGGTCTTACTGTGTCTCTGACTGGGCAAAAATATCCCGGTTGAAGCATCTCCTTCCAACTGAGAAAGCAGGCAAGCCTGTGGAGTTGCCAATGCAAGTGAAGAGGGCAGTGGCACGGACTATCAAAAACTCAACAAACGGCCATCTTTCACATGGAACCTCCGCACTAATGAGACACGGCATGAGTGATGAACTATGCGGTGCATGCCAGATCAACGATGAATATACACTGACCGACAACATACTGGCATGGCATGTTGCGACTAGCTTCTGTGAGATCTCGGATACAATCAAACGCCCACACGATGTGCACCCGAATCAAGTTGTCGCCACTGTCTTGTCCAAGTATTGTACCTACTTGGTCGCCTTTGCACCAACGTTGCTTCCAGGCAGTGCACCAGAAACAAAGTGTGCTCTCGATGAGATggtaaaagaagccaaagaaatgttACATGATCTCGTCTCTCCAAGGGAAAAGTATGAAAAGCTTAGTGAACTAGAGTATGTCGTAGGTAGTGGAAGAAAATTGTTCACCTATGGTGCTGTGCTGGGGAAAGCGCTGGAGAGCATGGACAATCATGCGAACCGGTGGGACCTATTGGCAGATTTCTGGGCCGAGATGATGGTGTATATCGCCCCATCTAACAATGTAGCTGGTCACATAGAACTTCTTGCGGAAGGAGGCGAGTTTGTGACTCACGTCTGGGCTTTGCTCATGCATGCTGGTATTCTGGAGCGTCCCAGTACTACAATCCCCTAG